In one Phyllostomus discolor isolate MPI-MPIP mPhyDis1 chromosome 8, mPhyDis1.pri.v3, whole genome shotgun sequence genomic region, the following are encoded:
- the SP2 gene encoding transcription factor Sp2 isoform X2, which yields MSDPQTSMAATAAVSPSDYLQPAASTTQDSQPSPLALLAATCSKIGPPAVEAAVTPPAPPQPTPRKLVPIKPAPLPLSPGKNSFGILSSKGNILQIQGSQLSASYPGGQLVFAIQNPTMISKGTRSNASIQYQAVSQIQASGSQTIQVQPNLTNQIQIIPGTNQAIITPSPSSHKPVPIKPAPVQKSSTTTTPMQSGANVVKLTGGGGNVTLTLPVNNLMNTSDTGAPTQLITESPPTPLSKTNKKARKKTLPASQPSVAVAEQVETVLIETTADNIIQAGSNLLIVQSPGGGQPAVVQQVQVVPPKAEQQQVVQIPQQALRVVQAASATLPTVPQKPSQNFQIQTAEPTSTQVYIRTPSGEVQTVLVQDSSPPAAAAATSATTCNSPASRAPHPSGASKKHSAAILRKERPLPKIAPAGSIISLSAAQLAAAAQAMHTININGVQVQGVPVTITNTGGQQQLTVQNVSGNNLTISGLSPTQIQLQMEQALSGEAQPGEKRRRMACTCPNCKDGDKRSGEQGKKKHVCHIPDCGKTFRKTSLLRAHVRLHTGERPFVCNWFFCGKRFTRSDELQRHARTHTGDKRFECAQCQKRFMRSDHLTKHYKTHLVTKNL from the exons ATGAGCG ATCCACAGACCAGCATGGCCGCCACTGCCGCCGTCAGTCCCAGCGACTACCTGCAGCCCGCTGCCTCCACCACCCAG GACTCCCAGCCATCTCCCTTAGCCCTGCTCGCCGCAACATGTAGCAAAATCGGGCCTCCGGCTGTTGAGGCTGCAGTGACGCCTCCTGCGCCCCCCCAGCCCACTCCACGGAAGCTCGTCCCTATCAAACCTGCCCCGCTGCCTCTCAGCCCCGGCAAGAACAGCTTTGGGATCTTGTCATCCAAAGGAAACATACTTCAGATTCAGGGCTCACAGCTGAGCGCCTCCTACCCTGGCGGTCAGCTGGTGTTTGCCATTCAGAACCCCACCATGATCAGCAAAGGGACCCGATCGAATGCCAGCATCCAGTACCAGGCGGTCTCCCAGATTCAGGCGAGCGGTTCCCAGACCATCCAAGTGCAGCCTAATCTCACCAACCAGATCCAGATCATCCCCGGCACGAACCAAGCCATCATCACCCCGTCGCCGTCCAGTCACAAGCCTGTCCCCATCAAGCCAGCCCCTGTCCAGAAGTCGAGTACAACCACCACTCCCATGCAGAGCGGGGCCAACGTGGTGAAGCTGACAGGTGGGGGCGGCAACGTGACCCTCACTCTGCCTGTCAACAACCTCATGAACACCAGCGACACCGGGGCCCCCACGCAACTCATCACggagagcccccccaccccgctgtccAAGACTAACAAGAAAGCCAGGAAGAAGActcttcctgcctcccagccctccgTGGCCGTGGCCGAGCAGGTGGAGACGGTGCTGATCGAGACCACGGCGGACAACATCATCCAGGCGGGAAGCAACCTGCTCATCGTCCAGAGCCCTGGCGGGGGCCAGCCGGCCGTGGTGCAGCAGGTCCAGGTGGTGCCCCCCAAGGCCGAGCAGCAGCAGGTGGTGCAGATCCCCCAGCAGGCCCTGAGGGTGGTGCAGGCGGCGTCTGCCaccctccccactgtcccccagAAGCCCTCCCAGAACTTTCAGATCCAGACGGCTGAGCCGACGTCTACTCAG GTCTACATCCGTACGCCTTCCGGTGAGGTGCAGACAGTCCTAGTCCAGGACAGCAGCCCCCCAGCAGCAGCTGCGGCCACCTCTGCCACCACTTGTAACAGCCCTGCGTCCCGAGCTCCCCATCCGAGCGGGGCCAGCAAAAAACACTCAGCAGCAATTCTCCGGAAAGAGCGTCCCCTGCCAAAGATCGCCCCTGCCGGGAGCATCATCAGCCTGAGTGCGGCCCAGCTGGCGGCGGCTGCTCAGGCCATGCACACCATCAACATCAACGGTGTCCAGGTCCAGGGCGTACCCGTCACCATCACCAACACCGGCG GGCAGCAGCAGCTGACGGTACAGAACGTGTCCGGGAACAACCTGACCATCAGCGGGCTGAGCCCCACCCAGATCCAGCTGCAGATGGAGCAGGCCCTGTCTGGGGAGGCCCAGCCCGGGGAGAAGCGGCGCCGCATGGCCTGCACGTGTCCCAACTGCAAGGATGGGGACAAGAG GTCTGGAGAGCAGGGCAAGAAGAAGCACGTGTGCCACATCCCCGACTGTGGCAAGACCTTCCGGAAGACGTCCTTGCTGCGGGCCCACGTGCGCCTGCACACTGGCGAGCGGCCCTTCGTCTGCAACTGGTTCTTCTGTGGGAAGAGGTTCACGCGGAGCGACGAACTCCAGCGGCACGCCCGCACCCACACAG gggACAAACGCTTCGAGTGTGCCCAGTGTCAGAAGCGCTTCATGAGGAGTGACCACCTCACCAAACATTACAAGACCCACCTGGTTACAAAGAACTTGTAA
- the SP2 gene encoding transcription factor Sp2 isoform X1, whose product MSADPQTSMAATAAVSPSDYLQPAASTTQDSQPSPLALLAATCSKIGPPAVEAAVTPPAPPQPTPRKLVPIKPAPLPLSPGKNSFGILSSKGNILQIQGSQLSASYPGGQLVFAIQNPTMISKGTRSNASIQYQAVSQIQASGSQTIQVQPNLTNQIQIIPGTNQAIITPSPSSHKPVPIKPAPVQKSSTTTTPMQSGANVVKLTGGGGNVTLTLPVNNLMNTSDTGAPTQLITESPPTPLSKTNKKARKKTLPASQPSVAVAEQVETVLIETTADNIIQAGSNLLIVQSPGGGQPAVVQQVQVVPPKAEQQQVVQIPQQALRVVQAASATLPTVPQKPSQNFQIQTAEPTSTQVYIRTPSGEVQTVLVQDSSPPAAAAATSATTCNSPASRAPHPSGASKKHSAAILRKERPLPKIAPAGSIISLSAAQLAAAAQAMHTININGVQVQGVPVTITNTGGQQQLTVQNVSGNNLTISGLSPTQIQLQMEQALSGEAQPGEKRRRMACTCPNCKDGDKRSGEQGKKKHVCHIPDCGKTFRKTSLLRAHVRLHTGERPFVCNWFFCGKRFTRSDELQRHARTHTGDKRFECAQCQKRFMRSDHLTKHYKTHLVTKNL is encoded by the exons ATGAGCG CAGATCCACAGACCAGCATGGCCGCCACTGCCGCCGTCAGTCCCAGCGACTACCTGCAGCCCGCTGCCTCCACCACCCAG GACTCCCAGCCATCTCCCTTAGCCCTGCTCGCCGCAACATGTAGCAAAATCGGGCCTCCGGCTGTTGAGGCTGCAGTGACGCCTCCTGCGCCCCCCCAGCCCACTCCACGGAAGCTCGTCCCTATCAAACCTGCCCCGCTGCCTCTCAGCCCCGGCAAGAACAGCTTTGGGATCTTGTCATCCAAAGGAAACATACTTCAGATTCAGGGCTCACAGCTGAGCGCCTCCTACCCTGGCGGTCAGCTGGTGTTTGCCATTCAGAACCCCACCATGATCAGCAAAGGGACCCGATCGAATGCCAGCATCCAGTACCAGGCGGTCTCCCAGATTCAGGCGAGCGGTTCCCAGACCATCCAAGTGCAGCCTAATCTCACCAACCAGATCCAGATCATCCCCGGCACGAACCAAGCCATCATCACCCCGTCGCCGTCCAGTCACAAGCCTGTCCCCATCAAGCCAGCCCCTGTCCAGAAGTCGAGTACAACCACCACTCCCATGCAGAGCGGGGCCAACGTGGTGAAGCTGACAGGTGGGGGCGGCAACGTGACCCTCACTCTGCCTGTCAACAACCTCATGAACACCAGCGACACCGGGGCCCCCACGCAACTCATCACggagagcccccccaccccgctgtccAAGACTAACAAGAAAGCCAGGAAGAAGActcttcctgcctcccagccctccgTGGCCGTGGCCGAGCAGGTGGAGACGGTGCTGATCGAGACCACGGCGGACAACATCATCCAGGCGGGAAGCAACCTGCTCATCGTCCAGAGCCCTGGCGGGGGCCAGCCGGCCGTGGTGCAGCAGGTCCAGGTGGTGCCCCCCAAGGCCGAGCAGCAGCAGGTGGTGCAGATCCCCCAGCAGGCCCTGAGGGTGGTGCAGGCGGCGTCTGCCaccctccccactgtcccccagAAGCCCTCCCAGAACTTTCAGATCCAGACGGCTGAGCCGACGTCTACTCAG GTCTACATCCGTACGCCTTCCGGTGAGGTGCAGACAGTCCTAGTCCAGGACAGCAGCCCCCCAGCAGCAGCTGCGGCCACCTCTGCCACCACTTGTAACAGCCCTGCGTCCCGAGCTCCCCATCCGAGCGGGGCCAGCAAAAAACACTCAGCAGCAATTCTCCGGAAAGAGCGTCCCCTGCCAAAGATCGCCCCTGCCGGGAGCATCATCAGCCTGAGTGCGGCCCAGCTGGCGGCGGCTGCTCAGGCCATGCACACCATCAACATCAACGGTGTCCAGGTCCAGGGCGTACCCGTCACCATCACCAACACCGGCG GGCAGCAGCAGCTGACGGTACAGAACGTGTCCGGGAACAACCTGACCATCAGCGGGCTGAGCCCCACCCAGATCCAGCTGCAGATGGAGCAGGCCCTGTCTGGGGAGGCCCAGCCCGGGGAGAAGCGGCGCCGCATGGCCTGCACGTGTCCCAACTGCAAGGATGGGGACAAGAG GTCTGGAGAGCAGGGCAAGAAGAAGCACGTGTGCCACATCCCCGACTGTGGCAAGACCTTCCGGAAGACGTCCTTGCTGCGGGCCCACGTGCGCCTGCACACTGGCGAGCGGCCCTTCGTCTGCAACTGGTTCTTCTGTGGGAAGAGGTTCACGCGGAGCGACGAACTCCAGCGGCACGCCCGCACCCACACAG gggACAAACGCTTCGAGTGTGCCCAGTGTCAGAAGCGCTTCATGAGGAGTGACCACCTCACCAAACATTACAAGACCCACCTGGTTACAAAGAACTTGTAA